GACTCGCTCGCGGTCACCAGCGTCCAGAACGCGCGCGCGGCATCGAGCCGGATGTCGGCCCGCACCGTGGCCACGTCCTTCCCCGCAGCGTCCTGCTCGGCCTGCGCCGCTCGACCGAGTGCCGCCAGCCGCCCGGACGTGTAGACGGGCCACTGCACATCGAGACGCGTTCGCCAGTTGTCCGGCAGGTCGGGATAGATCACGCGCGGCGGCGTGCCGGGAATCTGAATCGCAAACTCGTCGACATGATTGGTCCGGGTATACCCGCCAAGCAGATTGAGAATGGGCTTGCCGGCGCTCGCCCGAACGGCGGCACCCGCCTTGGCCGCGTCTTCGCGCGCCTCGAAATCACCGAGGCGATGACTGGCCTTGAGCGCCAACTCGATCGCATCAGCCACCGTCAGACGGACGGAGTCCGGTGCGCCTGCCGTCCCGGCGGTCTGCGCCCGCCCGCTCGCGGCGCAGGCCAGCATCATCGCGGCCAGCGTGCCGGTGACACAGACAATCTGACTTGTTCTGTTTCTCATGGTCATCCTGCGTTATTGCGCGCGAGTCACGCGGTCGATGAACACATCCTCGAGGCTGGTCGCCACCACGCGGAGGCTGGTGACCTCGACACCGGCCCGTTGGAGCGCCCCGCCCATCCGCGCGACCGCCGCTTCTCCCTGGCCCTTCTCCAGCCGTGCGTGCAGGCGTTCGCCAAACGTCTGGACGTCCCGCACGCCCGCATCCTGCTGCACGACGGCCAGGGCCTTCTCCTGCGGCTCGGCAATCACCTCCACGATCTCGCCCGGGAAGGTGGCGCGAATCGCCGACGGATGGTCGAGCGCCAGCACGAGCCCCTCGCTCATCAGCGCCACACGCGAGCAACGCTCGGCTTCGTCCAGATACGGCGTCGCCATGAAGATCGTGATGCCCTGCGACAGGAACTCCGACAGCAGCCGCCAGAACTCGCGGCGCGACACGGGATCGACTCCCGTCGTCGGTTCGTCGAGCAGCACGACATTGGGCTCGTGCACCAGCGTGCAGGCCAGCGCGAGCTTCTGCTTCATACCGCCCGACAGCTGGTCGGCGAGCCGATTCCGGAACCTGGTCAACTGCATCATGTCGAGCAGCCGGGTGCGCCGCGCCTGGTAGCCCTTCACGCCGTGGATCTCCGCGAAGAACGCGATGTTCTCGTCGATGGTGAGATCGCCGTAGAGGCTGAAACGCTGGGAGAAATAGCCGACCGTGCGGGTGATCGCGTGATGCTGCGTGATCGGGTCCTTGCCGAGCACGGTGATGGTGCCGCCATCGGCGCGTAGCAGGCCACAGAGCAAGCGAATTGTCGTGGTCTTGCCGGCGCCGTCCGGACCAATCAGCCCGAACATCTCGCCCTTCCGGACGTCGAACGACACGCCGCCGACGGCCTCCACCTGGCCGAAGCGCTTCGTCACGTGGTCAAGCGTGATGGCGGCGTCGCTCATACGGGTGTGCGGCAATCGCGGCTACTTCGCGAACAGGATCTCCGCCTCGACAGGCATGCCCTGCTTCAGCACGCCCTTGCGGTTGTCCACGCTCACCTTCAGCCGGAAGACCAGTTTCGATCGCTCGTCGGCGGTCTGAACATTGCGCGGCGTGAATTCGGCCTTGGCAGAGATAAACGTTATCTTGCCCTCGATGCCAGGCCCCCCGGCATCCGTGTAGAGCGTGACGGTCTGGCCCAGCGACACCTTGGGCACCAGGGGCTCGTCCAGGTACACGTTTGCCCACACGTTGTCGAGGTCGGCCATCACAACGAGCGGCACTCCCGGCGCGTGGAGTTCTCCCTGATCGACCATCTTCTGCGTGACCAAGCCGCTGATGGGCGCCAACACCGTCGCATCCTTGATGCCCTTATTGACGATCCCGATCTGGGCGTCGATGGAGGCAAGGCGCGCGCGGGCGGCCTCGATCTCTTCGGGGCGGGCACCTGCCTTGAGCCGGTTGAGCGCCTCGGCCGAGGCGCGGACCCGCTGCTCGGCGCTCGTGACGCGTTTGCTGGCCATCTCTTTTCTGCTCGCCGCATCATCGCGCTGCTTCTCGACGCCTGAATTGGCGGCCATCAGCGACTCGAAGCGCTTGAGATCCCGGTCGGCAGCCATCAGATCTTCCCTGGCCGCGGCCAGATCGGCCTCACCGCCCGCACGCGTCGCCTCGGCCTGCCGGACATCCTCGACGCGCGCACCGGCGAGCAGCAGACGAAGTTGCGCGTCGGCGACCTCGCGATCCGCCTGCGCCCGCTTGAGGATCAGCAGCGCGTCGGCCGTGTCGATCTGCGCCACGACGCTGCCGGCGGCAACGCGGTCCCCCTCGGCCACCTTCAGGTCGAGCAGGCGGCCGCCGACTTCCGCGGACACCTGCACTTCGGTGGCCTCGACGTAACCCGACACGCGGACACGGTCGGCCGGTGCCTTCTTCGCGCACGACGGCCCGGTCAACAGGACGGCCGCGGCGGCGGCCCAGACGGTGGCGTGGCGCAGGATCTGGCGGTGCATAAACGGCGTCATGGACGGTCTCCGTCTTGATATTCTGTACCGATGCGAATCCTTGTCGCCGGCGGATCGGGCTTCCTTGGCAGCCATCTTACGACTGCCCTCACCGCCGCCGGCCACGATGTCAGCATTCTCTCACGTCGGGCGAATCCGGGATCTGCAAGCCGCGCGACGGGCCCGCGGACGATCGCCTGGACACCCGATGGCTCAGCGGGTCTCTGGGCGAAGGCCTGCGGCCCGATCGACGCCATCTTTAACCTCGCCGGCGAGTCGATTGGCGACGGCCGATGGTCGCCGGCGCGCAAGGCCGCGCTCGTCGCCAGCCGCGTCAACGCCACCCGAACCCTCGTGCACTTCATCGATCGGGCATCGCCCCGGCCATCGCTGCTGATCAACGCGTCGGCGATTGGTTTCTACGGTGATCGCGGCAACGACGTCCTGACCGAAGACGCCGGAGCCGGTTCAGACTTTCTCGCCTCGCTCTGCAATGACTGGGAAACCGAAGCGCGCCTGGCACAGAGCGGCGAAACCAGGGTCGTTCTGCTGCGCACCGGCCTCGTCCTCGACCCACGCGGCGGCGCGCTGGCCAAAATGCTGTTGCCGTTCAGGCTGTTCGCGGGAGGGCCGTTCGGATCGGGCCGCCAGTTTGTGTCGTGGATTCACCGCGACGACTGGGTGGCCCTTGCGGTGTGGCTGCTTGCTGCACAGAACGTCTCGGGTCCGGTCAATGCAACGGCGCCAGCCCCGGTGACCAATGCGGAGTTCGCTCGTACGCTCGGTCGCGCGCTGCGCCGACCGTCGTGGCTGCCCGCCCCGGCCTTCGCCCTGAGAGCGGCGCTCGGCGAGATGGCCGGCCCGCTGCTCCTGTTCAGCCAGCGCGTCATGCCCGAGCGCGCGATCAGCGCCGGGTTTTCGTTCAGGTACGCCACGCTGGAGCGCGCGTTGTCGAATCTGCTCACTTGACGATCTTGATTTCGGTCTCGGCCTTCACCTGGAAGCGCCGGAACTTCGAATACGTGGCGACCGCGTCGATTGCCCCGACAGTCGCGTCGATCGAGCTGTACGGGCTCCGAGAGTAGGCCTCCTTCATCTCGACCGGCACCCACAAACCTAACGTCGGATCCCTTGTGTACTTGACGGTAAACTCGATAATGCTCTCGCTGGGAAAGGTGAACTCCATCCGCGAACCGGTGATCGCGCCGCTTGCGGGATCGATCAGGAACCACCCGCGAGCGGCAATGTCGGTATCCTGGTTGTGCCGCACGAGCGTGGGCCGCCCCGTTTCTTCGTAGTCGATCCGCGTGGAGACCACACCGCCAACCTCCTCGGTCCCGCCGAGCTTGAAGCGAGCGCGCCAGAGGTTCTTGTGCTCCAGGAACGACAATGCGAAAAGGGGCACGTTGATATTCCGCTGGATCTGGCCGATGTTGTACCTGGCGCTCTCGTTCTTGATCAGCACCAGCTGAGCCTGGGCTTCGGTGCTCGAATCGAGAAAGAGCCGCTTCAGGCGATCATCGTGATCGCGCACGGCCTGGCCATTCACTTCGTAGACGTCGCGGAACGACACCCAGCCGTCGGTGCGCTCCGGCCGGACCAGCAGGAGATCGGATCGGATCTGCTGGCTTTGGTACTTCGTCGACTGAATGTAGGTCTCCTCGGCCACCAGCAGCGAATACTCGCGCTCGTACCCGGCGACATAGTCGGCGGCGCGGGCCACCAGTCGCTGCAGTTCGATCTCGCGCGGCGACAGGGTGGCAGGCGCGGCTGCCGGTGAGCTCGCCCGCGCGTTTGACGACCGGCTGGGCACCACGCCCGGAGCGGCCGTAGCGTTCTCGATCGGCGGCGCGGCCACCGCCGGAACCAGGTCGTCGACGTCCGCTCGCGGAACGAACCACCCCGGGGCGCGAACGGTGAGCGATTGTCGCGGTGTCTCGACGCGCAGGGTGTGGCGGCCGCCATCGGCATCGGCCGGTCCCGCTTCGATTCCCAGGACATAGCTCGCAGCGAGTTCCGGCATCACACGCTCGAGGCTCTTGTCCGCGTTCTTGCCGAGCATCGTGAACGTGCCGCCGGTCGCCCTGGCCAGCCGCTCCACTGCCCCGACATCGAACCGGTCGGCCACGTCGTCGCGGGCACCGGGCAGGCCAATCGCGTAGATGGTCGCGTGCGCCGCCAGGGCCGCGCGCGCAACATCGGCGATTCTCGATTCCTCGCCCTGGGAAAATCCTGTCGAGAATATTGCAATGATCTTGCGGCCGCGCGACTCCCGCACCGCGTCCAGCGTACGCTGGAAGTGGTGAAGAAATCCTGGCTGCAAAGCGGCCTCGTCGTCTACTCGGCCCGAAACGCGGTGTTCGTCCGGCGGGCGCTCGCGCTCTGGAGGTGCGGACCGGTCGGGATCGCCGGCCGCGCGGCTCGAGTCGATTACGGGAATCTGTGGCTTGGCAAAGGGTGAAGCCACGCCCAGTCCAGGCGATGGCGCGGCTTGCCCGACAATCTGGCCCAAAGCCTTCCGAACGTCCGGCCGATCGGTCGTCAGGGCCAACTGCCCGTCGCGCGCGACAGGAATGCGGAGAACCCCGACGCGATCGTCGAGACCCAGGCGGTCGACCAGCGCTGCAGCCGCCTGGCCCACCAGGCGTTCGCTTCCACGCAGAATCGAAAACTCGTCGACTAC
This portion of the Acidobacteriota bacterium genome encodes:
- a CDS encoding efflux RND transporter periplasmic adaptor subunit, with protein sequence MTPFMHRQILRHATVWAAAAAVLLTGPSCAKKAPADRVRVSGYVEATEVQVSAEVGGRLLDLKVAEGDRVAAGSVVAQIDTADALLILKRAQADREVADAQLRLLLAGARVEDVRQAEATRAGGEADLAAAREDLMAADRDLKRFESLMAANSGVEKQRDDAASRKEMASKRVTSAEQRVRASAEALNRLKAGARPEEIEAARARLASIDAQIGIVNKGIKDATVLAPISGLVTQKMVDQGELHAPGVPLVVMADLDNVWANVYLDEPLVPKVSLGQTVTLYTDAGGPGIEGKITFISAKAEFTPRNVQTADERSKLVFRLKVSVDNRKGVLKQGMPVEAEILFAK
- a CDS encoding TIGR01777 family oxidoreductase; this encodes MRILVAGGSGFLGSHLTTALTAAGHDVSILSRRANPGSASRATGPRTIAWTPDGSAGLWAKACGPIDAIFNLAGESIGDGRWSPARKAALVASRVNATRTLVHFIDRASPRPSLLINASAIGFYGDRGNDVLTEDAGAGSDFLASLCNDWETEARLAQSGETRVVLLRTGLVLDPRGGALAKMLLPFRLFAGGPFGSGRQFVSWIHRDDWVALAVWLLAAQNVSGPVNATAPAPVTNAEFARTLGRALRRPSWLPAPAFALRAALGEMAGPLLLFSQRVMPERAISAGFSFRYATLERALSNLLT
- a CDS encoding ABC transporter ATP-binding protein, whose amino-acid sequence is MSDAAITLDHVTKRFGQVEAVGGVSFDVRKGEMFGLIGPDGAGKTTTIRLLCGLLRADGGTITVLGKDPITQHHAITRTVGYFSQRFSLYGDLTIDENIAFFAEIHGVKGYQARRTRLLDMMQLTRFRNRLADQLSGGMKQKLALACTLVHEPNVVLLDEPTTGVDPVSRREFWRLLSEFLSQGITIFMATPYLDEAERCSRVALMSEGLVLALDHPSAIRATFPGEIVEVIAEPQEKALAVVQQDAGVRDVQTFGERLHARLEKGQGEAAVARMGGALQRAGVEVTSLRVVATSLEDVFIDRVTRAQ